Below is a window of Electrophorus electricus isolate fEleEle1 chromosome 1, fEleEle1.pri, whole genome shotgun sequence DNA.
gtgaattaaaatgGCACATTTTAAAACGAAGTTAGCGGACAAGGGAAATGGTATCATGAGAAAAGTTTACACTTGTCTGGTCAGCATTACCTTTTCTCGTTTCTTAATTTATCAcagcgggtttttttttttttttgctttgtttttttttttggctttgtcaGAGTGCAAAAATATGCCTTCGTTCTCACTCCTTTGTTATTCTACGTTTATGAATAACTACGTGTAAAAATCATTATGTCAAGGGGGTTAAGCTTCAAACATATTGTGATAAGTAATCTTGGAGCATATCCTGACAGGGCTAAAGACTGAGTAGTTTTCATTTAATAACAGGTGTTATAGGAAGGAAAAAGCTGACATCTATATCAGATAAAATCGGCTGTAACGAACTTGGActactaaaatattttattagaattttGGGGTTAAGAAAGCTTTGCAACCCTTGTAAGGCTGTAATGTGAATGTTCTATACTGaatcataaaacaaaattaagataTTTGACGATTCTAAAAGTCCCGTCAAACACCGATGAAAGTTAAAAATTAATCATAGCGTGCTCTTCACGCCCCACTGACTGATTAAGGCTATCCTGCCCTCCTCTGAGCGCTCTCTttcacgcacacgcatacacgagaggaaagaggggagagagagacagtgagggcgagagagagagaggcaatgaGACTATGAGAATTGCACCAATTCATCCTACGAATACACGGAACGGAGCTTTCGGCGGAGTTACTTTTCCAGCGCTTTAAGTCTTTAAGTGGTAATTTCATCCACTACAGTCAGAAATACTACACCAAAAGACTGCAGGACTTTACATATATGACATTAATAAAGTTAAGGAGATCAACTGATCACAGTTCATTTTTTGAGggttcttttttgctttttccttaTCACATGACGCAACAAGCGGCCGCAGAAACAAAATTCTTCGTGAGTGTATGACCAAGAGACGCTCCAGCTCTTCCGCTTTATCTGCTCTTCACGATCACCATGAACGTAACAATTTTTAACCACAGCATCTTTACGCATGGGGGTCTGCTCAACCGCAGCCATCAGCTAGCAGGGACACTGGTTGATTGCTGCACAGGTAACGGGAGCGAGGTAACCGCGAACGACGGCGGCAGCTCTCTTGTACTAGAGCAGGACGAGCGCAAGATGTTTGTGACGCGCGTGGTGCAGATCGCAGTGCTGTGCGTACTTTCGCTCACGGTGATGTTCGGGATTTTTTTCCTTGGGTGCAACCTCATGATCAAGTCAGAAAGCATGATAAACTTTCTCGTCAAAGACCGAAGACCGTCCAAAGATGTTGAGGCAGTAATGATCGGACTCAGTTAGCCGCGCGCTTGGATGCACTCCATCCAAGCAAACGGTCACCGCCAGTTGGTTTTATATTGTGCAACGCGAAGATATGCAGCGTGATTTTCTTGTGTATTTACCGAGGAAAGCTAACAAACGCTGAATCAGAACGTCTTCATAGTGACTGTCACAGAGACGGAATTGCACGCTAAAGATATGAGAATGTATTGATGTTTATGAATGTTTACGTAGGTCTTTGCACTTAAGACATTTTTGCGTATATATGGTCTTAAATATTTGTAGCCTACCAGTTAGTTGCCTCGGGGTACTTGGCTtttacagtgaaaatgtttacatgttttaccTCAAAGGCACAAAGAGAATGTACTTAAAACTTTTCTTGTTCGCATAAAACCAGGAAAATGCATGTAATCTTATGTAGTAAATGTAGCCCATACATCTGAAGAGGTAGTGATTGTTTCTTCTAAGGGTGtaaaaaacgttttttttttgtgtgcctgAAAACACGAGATGAGAAAGGGCGCTCATCCGCTAGGGACACCTGCACGTTTTCTTCTTAGTCCTTAGCCGTTTTTTAACTTTAGATGCCTACCCCCTGCATGCGCGATCGTTAACGTGTCAGGTGGTCTTCTGTCCTGCACTTTATGATGAAAGCTCCGTGCTGCATGAAGTATTTTGTAAACACTGATTAAACTTGAAGCAGTACAGCATGCCCAGTAAAGATATCATTTCAGTTTTGCTCATGcaatttcagtttttaaaaattaattatttaattaatttattgtttatttgttgcgTATTTTGCTGCAGAGTAGAGCTGAATAAAACGGCAGGCTATTCGTTAGCAGCAGTACTGTCTGTTGGGCTAATAGTGTAGACTTATATTTATATTAGGTTTCTGCTGCCAGTTATGAAAATCAAAAATTCCATCCtccataaatatacacattaatgcattaatgaagTATTGTATATCAAACACTGAAATAAGATTTTTGTGATTTGTGAGGTGGTTTGCTTTCTGAACATGATCAAAGCTTGAATGAAGTGAGAAGATAATAAACGTCATCcagttttcttgtttgtgttcatttcttgGTCAGTTAAATCTTTTCAACAGTTCTACTCCTGTTGACAGAAACTCTGAAAAGATGTGAAAGAATACAAAAAAGATAGACTTGCATTTTTTGTAGAAGGCACAACAGCGCTAAGCTTAGCAGAACCAACCAACCTGTCTGTTGTTTTACAAAACTGACtccacacactcgcacacagaaacagacacagacgcacacacagacgcacacacacacacacacacacacacacacacacacacacacacacacacacacacacacacacacacgaaacaaaCAAGTGGTTTGTTTCATTGACAGCTTGCTGTTAGGCTGCAGATCAATAATTTGATGTGCACTAATTAAATTACAACAATCGCAAGTTTCTAAAATAAGCCAACTAACTTGTACTTCATGTGACTGTCAGCATTCATAAACAACActgaataataaacaacaaacctACAGTTGGTCTTACTCCACACAAGAATGCGACAGGTGTGGGATTATTTTAGGCTGCTGCCACACTGGTTTTACTGTCATTTAGCAAATCTTTATGCTGAAAAATTTACGTGGAAACTTTGTACCAGTACTGTTCTCAGTGAGCTTGAAAAGTGTCATCAGATTTCATCACTCATCATTCTGAGGATTTcatctttaactgttaaaagGAGTTAGCCCTCAGCATGTGAGCTCACCTCTAAACTGTCCACTGAGTATTTGGATATCTGGTGTAATGCACACTGTGGACAATGGGCTGGTGCAACTTGATTAACATTGAGGAACattgattatttatatatatatatatatatatatatatatatatatatatatatatatatatatatatatatatatataggtatatacaCTAGTCCAAACCAATAAGGTCCTGCTTTGCCAATTTCTTGTTTTAActgttattttttcttttcaacatgctattttaaaaaaacttagTATTTACACTTAATCTTTAAGTCTGATGAACcctttttcctttctccttAACAGATTCATGATCTTGTTAAATGGGCCACACGCTTCCTATCTGTACCAGTTCCTGTCCAGGTCTTCTAGAGCTGTGCTATCTTTTCCCCTGATTCGTCTAATGCCTGCATCTGCTACTAGTTTGGCTCTGCATATGGTCTACTCCTACTTACATGTTCCTGAGTTTTCTAACTCCTGGTGTCCTAGTGTATCTTGGTGTttctggttctgacccttgGTTCTGTTTGAGGATATGGATATGCTGAACTTGCCAACTTTTTCTGACCTCTGCTGTGGAGAATGACTATGATTGGGAAAGcctaaataaaaacacctttcACTTACATCTGACTGCCTCTCATTCCCAAGTGTTTGAAAATAATGGTGCttatgaaaaatgtgaaaaagacTTTAAAACAATTACTTTCACAGCTATCAGTTTTGCCTTATAGCATTCTTGACAATTGACAGGCACCTACAAGAAAACTATAAACAAGACTTACACAAATATGTTGTACACCTGCCACACAAAATTTCTGTTCTGATATATTTCAATGTTAAATGCCATTAGAAGTTTTAAAGACTTACTAGGaacttctgtcttttctttttagtttgCAAGTTTTGTCTTGCTGTGCAGCATGTGCCAGGGTCCACAGACTGCAGGATGTATGTACTGAGTGAGTTTTTAGGGCTACCCCATGAGACCTATTCAAACAGGCAGTGGTGTCAACCAGAAGCAGGCACTCAGGGATGTCCATGATCAACCACACTATGACAGGCAAAGGCTCCAGACAGGACTGAAGTAAAAACTGTAGCATACCTATAGAGGCAAGAATCATGGCTCAGAAATGCCCGAACAGTAGACAGGACTTTACAAAGGCAGAGTAgcattgtacattgtacattgtgtatatatacatattatacatatattgtacatacattgttatatatatatttatgtatatatatatatatatatatatatatgcactcctgcttttttcctcagtttggacagagcactctcaaaccatttcactgcaagttataccatgtatgactatgtaggtgagaaataaatcaaacttgTAAGTTTGTAAACTTGCATATGGGGATGTATATGTACCTTTTGTAATGCACTCCAGATGAGGAATCAGGTGGAGCATGCCTGGAGGAACCAGAGGAACTACTAGCAAAGCCTGAGTGGCAAAGCATGGAGCCTCCCATCAAGTAGCGATGTTAGGGTCTAGCTTCATAgctctatataatatacatagatGTCATGATCAATGTAGCCAAGTCTGCCCTGGAGGGCTGGAGTCCAGCCTAAACAAACTCATCGGTTAATTACCAGTTTTGGTAAGTGTGTTAGAGCAGTGAAATCACCAAAGTGAACTGAACTCTGGATGTCTAGGACTGGAGTTAAGCTTACCTGATATATAGAATACCAAGTAATACTGTCATCTCAGTTACTGCACAATAACCACTACGTGTTGCAACAATACTAAAACTTTTTGGCTTGCTTATTTGTAGTCAAGAGTGTTCAAAAAACCCTTCTTGTGCGAAagtggcagacacacactgctgacagaTTCTGAGCTTGCCAAGTTGCTGAACCATTTTGAAGGGGAATTATAACAAAATTCACAATAAATGTGTAGAAAATGTGTAGAATGCTCAAGCAACAGTTAAGTGAGGTCATATTCAAAGTGGCATAGTAAACATAGAATTATCATATTCTTTCCCATGGGTTCTGATGCCTTGCTGTTGACATGGTGACCGGTGGCCTGACACCTGTTTCGTGAGGTATTAATAGGGTTTCTGTTTGGTCACCTCACCATTAATCAATATGGCAGCACATTCCTTGAGGCTCATCTTGCTCCTTCTCATCCTCCTTTATTCCCCTGTGAGAAGAGGAGCAGAACAGCAATCAGATGCGTGTGGCGGCCGTACGGTTAGAGGGGCAGCCCAAGCAGCAAGGCAGCGTGGGCTATATTTAGTTCAGCTCCATTTCAGCAGCTAATCGAGACAGGAGTCTGCTGAAGTGCtggtgtgaaggagagaggagcagcGAGGGGGCTCAAAGCACCTGTTGGAGCTTAAGCAGTCTGTCTTATCTGCACTGTCATGCAGGTGAGAGAGGGGTAGTGGGCATCTGAGTCCAAACAGAATGGCTCATACATGGATCCAGGCATCACAGCTAAAATGTATGGAAAAAATGCATCGGTTTTACAATTTAGAGAGTGAAAGATTTTAAGAACCCAGGACTGATGAGAAGTAATTGGTTTACAAAGAACAAAGCTCAATTTTTCAACAGGAGCCTCCTTAAAAAAGGAAGGAGCAttcagacactctcacacacacacacacacacacacacacacacacacaggcacacacacacacacacacacacacacacacacagtgtctcatCAAACGGATGTCAGGAGTACCCTTTTACAGCAGCAATATAATAAGATCAAAGCAACATCATGGAGGTAGTCTCTCTTtcgcactctttctctctctacccaaAATCATTGGTGCAGGAGTCATTATATTAAGGCTGTTGGCtctattttttgtttggttgttcaTTTGGTATGATGCCTCAGTAtatctgattttattttgtcaaatgCATAATTTGCAGACTTAAAATCCCAACTCATGCACTTGTATTTAGTTAAGTAGTATCAACAtgcaaaatagttttatttatttatatatcatcGTGAtgcaacactacagcactacaacatGCAATACAACATTCTGCATATGGCAGAGAGGgacaaatacagaaatatgtaatatgaaaacaaagcaaGGTGTATGTATTAAATTACTTCACAATGTATTAACTGTTAGTTAATATGTAGATTAGATATTGTTTTCAAAAGACATTAGAAATGTCATGATTGTCCTACTTCTTTGTGAGTGGTCACAATTTTTCCCAAACTTTTTCCTTGGTTGGGGGGGTACCCCCTGTCAGCTGGACTTGGCCCTGGATCCCTCCCAGGACAGAAATGCTTGCTAAATCACTCCTGCACCCTTGCCTAAAATATATGTAAGTCCACTAAGTGATGTTTAAGGGTTACATTGTATTGCATTGTTCCTTTCTGGGAGATTTTCTTCGGAAGAAATGCCTGCAGCCCGCTGTCAGGGAGAAGAACTGGAGCGGGAGGGAGACAATGCTTTTCGAGAGGTAGCAGTGTCGGGACCGATaggatacagggagagagaaggaggaaggcAGAAATGTCAcccagggaggggtggaggtaCAATCCCATCACTCCGTTCTTTGCGGAGGCAGTGACAGTGGACAGGCAGGCCTGTGGAGCAGAGCGCCAATCTGAGATGTGtctcacacacctgtctcaaCCTCCGCATAGACAGGTCTCACAGCATTCTCTCTATGCCTGTCCTGTACTGTATCTATAGTGGGCAGAGCAGCTGAAAGGAAACagggggatagagggagggaggggaagagggagaaagactggaaaagaggaagaggaggtgaagTGCATTATACTAATCTCATGAAATATTGAGCACTAAGTGCAATGTATTTGTGTGGTTCTTCTCTGTTTCAGCTACACATGGACATGATTCTCTCTGTACTAacaaatatacagacacacataacaaTATATTTTGGATTTGATCATACAAATTTGGTCATATAGTTGTCATATATTCATTATAAGCCAAACCTAACCCTACGTCAGTAACCACAAAAAAACGTTGTTGGTCttcaagtattttaaaatgaaatatatagcTTAGGTAAAAAGCATTTAAAGTCATGACATTTTTGAGAAAAGATTAAAAGGTAAAGAGCACACAAGAGAGaatgtgatatttatttatacctTTAAGGCAGCTACAAGTTTAGACTGTGAAGGTAGGCCATCAGGAGCAGCAGGCAGGGATGAGAGGAGCTCCGCCGAGTGAGAGCCCAGAAAACACACCCTGAATGAGCTTTCCTGTCAGATGGTTTctttgacctctgcttcctTGCCCTCCTCCTATCCCCTTTCCATTTCTCACAGCTGTTCTCCCAGCCCTGCACCCCCCTCTTCTTAGCCCCTTTCCATTTCTCACAGCTGTTCTCACTGTCCTGCatcctccctcctccaccatcttttttctcttcccaGCCCATGCACATGGCGTTCCCTCATGGCCCGGCAAGGGTGCACTCTGTATCAATCCGTGACCTCGCACAGCCTGCTGGTCCCCAGTCCATCAGCTTCCAGTCAATGTCCTGTCCTGTTGCCCCAGTGACCTGGGGTCCCCTCACTTTAGCCCCTATGCCCTGCGGTGCTGTTGGAGTTAGCACGTATAGACTGTGTGGTGGAGAGTACACGGCAATGATGCCActtggaggaagaggaagatccGGCATGCACATGAAGAGAGTGTCTACAAACTGCACAAGCTGCAGCACACTCCAGACTGAGCCAGTTAAAGACCCCACCAATGacattacacatcacacacatgggGATTTGACTGAGAAGAATAATGCTGGTGATAATGATGTTGATGCATCTGTTTGATTCTTTCTATAATTGTTATACAATGAATATCTGACCCTTTCACTAGTAATGTGTGGTTGTGTTCGCAAATGCCATTCTTTATTTCAATGTTGCAAAGTATGTAAAcggtatgtgtatgtatatgggTGTAAGCTGATGAGACATTTGTGTGTCTGAATTTAactatgtgtatgcatgcacacgcacacacaaacacacacatgctcacacacacacacacggtgtcaCCACCACCTAAGTCTTGCAGTAGCAGGTTagtgttgccatgggaaccaaAAGAGATAATGGCCATATAGTTGAGCACATGCCGCAgggtgtgtgtattagtgtgttgtgtctgtgtgtgtgtgtgtgtgtgtgtgtgtgtgtgtgcgtgtgcgtgtgtgtaagtgggacagaaagagacagaggggcTGTCTGTGTCAAAAAGTCACAACTATACACTCAGTGATGACTAGCCACATCATCCAATTATCTCTATCTCTGGGGGCAAAAATATTTCAACTCTGATATGAATTAAGTGTTTATTATCTAAGAGAGTCCATGTAGCCGTGGTATGAGGTCCTTCATCTTACTCCTGTAAGCCTGTGTGTCAGGCACAAGGCTCATGAGGGTTGAGTGAGAGCACTTATATAGAGGAATTCACTTTCCACTAAAGTGCCGATGAAACCCTAATTTCAAACCCCATCCAGAGCTTTTAGTCTTGGACATGTTGTCTCCTCACTGAAGTGGCAGGACCCAGCCTGAAGAGCCCAACTCCTGTCTACCAGTCCCTCAGTTCTGATAAGTCTTGTGGCAGAAGTACAGGGGCAGAGTGCTAATAGACAGTGAAGTCACCATTATATCCATAACAAACAAATCAAGTAACACAAAGTTACTGTACCTGTAAAACTTTATGAGCATTCTCTTCTATGATTATTCcattttaatcttaattatattaacattgaactttctttcacttttgtgCTGGAAGCTTAAACAAGTCTAACATTTAAGCTTTGAGGTCTTCTTTGTAGTCTGTCACAGTTCTACAGGAACACATTTacccaaaacaacttacaattatgactgagcacaacttgaacAATTAAGAGTTacaggtcttgctcaggggcccacccATGACAACTTGGTAGTGGgcaggcttgaaccagcaaacttccAATTATAAACCAAGTActttaaccaatgagctaccactgccaacCCACATACAGGCAGCATCCCTGGGTGGGCTCGAAGCACCATCCTTTCAGTTAACAGCCAAACATGCTAACCAATTACGCAACAGAGATAagacacagcaaacaaacatgtttttaatacattGGTCCCAAGTACATCAACAAGttagacaaaaacaaattaaaaaagagaCAATATTTTGCCAAGAGAATAGTGAGGTAGATTCAATACATACAATGTTGCCACTGCCAGACATATTACTAGGATAATACTGATACAATCCTAATAACAGTATTGATGTGTGCCATGCAGTGACATTATTAAAGCCTTTGTAAAGTTCTATATGTAAGCAGTTGTAAGAAGCTTATATCCCGTTGGTTGTTTTCTTAACCTATAAAAGCACATCTGTAGATTCCAGAGCCTAACAGCTGCCATAAAGTCATCCTTTGTGCAAGTCTATATAGAAGTGTACCTGAATTAGCTCTCTTCTCATAACCAGCAAGACTGCATCCTTGCCTTTACACTGAATTAAActgtttattaatgtaaaatgtataacaGGAAGGAAACTGATCTTGTGGCTTATAACTGATAGTAGCTGCAATCAGACTTCAGACTTTTGACAAACGGCAACCGTTTGGGCCTGGCCTGATTCGATTAGGATAGACTAGATTAATTTTATTGTCTGCTGCAGTAGAAATTTGTGTTTGGCGTCTGTGTTGtatcacaaacaaaacataatacAGTCATAATAAGAAACATACCAAATACATAACTTGGCATTTGAGAATTGCCGGCAAATAAAACTGTAAGAATATAGAGTCACGGTGTTGCACGTCTAAATAGCTGTTCAAAGAGTAAGTGCTTTGTTGGACAAAAGATTTCTAAGGAGAAAAACACTACTCTGCAATCTGATGTGGCGAATAATACTTTAATACAATGAAAGCAGAGGGCTTTGTTTTTTGGTCTACATTCAATGGTTTACAGTAGGAAGCTGGGCCAGCTTGCAGTTTTGTTGCCCAAATGCTTCTTTattctgtgtgggttttttttaacaactcCCAGACAGAGGGATGAGACAATAACAGCTGAAGAAATTCTGTATGtgtctctagtgtgtgtgtgtgtgtgtgtgtgtgtgtgtgtgtgtgtgtgtgagagggaaatTATGAGGTGGATTCTTGGCAACAGAAAATAGCGATTATAACTAAATATTTGCCCAACAAAACAAGAATCTATCCATTTAGCCTAAAAATAACACCATCCAACATACCTAAATTGTATGATCAAATGAAACTTATCCTTGAGTATTGGTACTTCTACAATGTCCCACTACTCCATATGGTACATAGAAAATACAAACTTTCTCTTTGACCTGATCTTACTCTGGAATATTTATGCTGTTGTGAAGAATGAACAACTTTTTGTAATGAATGAAGTTTTAAAACAATATCCTGTTGAATATCATATTGATTTCTTACAAAAGGCCTGTAAGAGCCTCCTCCATGGGCATTTCAATAATTGCAGCCTATCTAACAGTCAATGTTCATTAAATACAACAGTCAACACCCTCAGTCAGAAAACATTGTCTAAATGTGTTTCCTTTGGTTTTCTTGAAGATCACAGAAGCAAATGCACCCTTGTTGAGTTACTTCGCTAACTCCATCTCGCTCTGGTTCTGCTATGCCCACACAGTGAGTGGG
It encodes the following:
- the rprml gene encoding reprimo-like protein, encoding MNVTIFNHSIFTHGGLLNRSHQLAGTLVDCCTGNGSEVTANDGGSSLVLEQDERKMFVTRVVQIAVLCVLSLTVMFGIFFLGCNLMIKSESMINFLVKDRRPSKDVEAVMIGLS